Below is a genomic region from Gemmobacter sp. 24YEA27.
CGCGCCCGCGTCGTGCTGCGGCTTTGCTTTAACAAAAACCTCGGGCAGCCGATCATCGAAGTGACGGATTATTCCGGCCCTGTCGGAGAGGTGGCCGATGCCACACAAAAGGCCGCGATGCGCAGTCTGGAGCGGGCCCTCGCAGCAGGCACCCTGACCAAAGCACTTGGCGCGCTGGCCGGGGGCAGACCCGAGGCTGCGGTGGTCGATCTTGTCTTTGGTCCGGCTCAGGCGGAAGATCCCCGGCGGAAGATCAATGACAGACGGGCCAATGACACAGATGTCAGATGACACCGGAACCCTTTTACGCCGTGATGGGTTTACGGCGGAAGTTTTAACCAGGAGCCGCAAACCCGGCACCAGACCGGACGAGATCGGAGCGAGAGGCAGATGACCTTCACCAGAAGAAGCTTTGCGACCACCCTGCTGGCCGGGGCCGTGATGGTCCCCGCCATGGTGCGCGCCCAGAACAGTCCGACCCGGATCAGGATCGGCACCGGCGTGATAGAGCCGATGCCGATCGCTGTGCCGGCCTTCGTCGATGAAGGCGGTGCCGGGGATCTCGCGCGCAATCTCGCGCAGGTGGTGACATCGGATCTGGACGGCACCGGCCTTTTCCGCACCATCAACCGGGATGCCTATATTTCGCGCATCCAGGGTTTTGACGGCGCGATCGCCTATGAAGACTGGCGCGTGATCAAATCGGAAGTCCTGGTCGTTGGCGCGGTTTCCGCAGCCGGAGACCGCATCACCGTCAAGGTCCGCGCTTATGATATCGCGAATGGCCAGCAGTTCGAAGGTGCCGCGATGCAATTCGCCGGGACCAAAGCCGGCTGGCGCCGCATGGCGCATAAGGTTGCCGACCTGGTCTATTCGACCCTGACCGGCGAAGGTCCCTATTTCGACAGCCGTGTCGTCTATGTCGCTGAATCCGGCCCGAAAAACGCCCGCCTCAAACGCCTTGCAGTGATGGATTATGACGGCGCCAATGTGCAATATCTGACCGACAGCTCGGCCATCGTGCTGGCGCCCCGGTTCTCGCCCTCGGGCGACCGGCTGCTTTACACCAGCTATGAGACCGGCTTTCCGCGCATCACGCTGCTGAACCTTGCCAATCTCAAGCGCCAGACGCTGGCGGAACAGCCCGGCACCATGACCTTCGCGCCGCGCTTCTCGCCCGATGGCGGCTCGGTGGTGTTCAGCCTGGAACGCGGCGGCAATACCGATATCTACAAGATGAGCCTGTCCTCGGGGCAGACCCAGCAGCTGACCAATGCGCCCTCGATCGAAACCGCACCGTCCTATTCCCCGGATGGCAGCAAGATCTGTTTCGAGAGCGACCGCACCGGTGGCAGCCAGATCTATGTCATGAATGCGAGCGGTGGCGAGGGGCAGCGGATCTCGGGCGGCGCGGGGCGCAACAGCACCCCGGTCTGGAGCCCGCGCGGTGATCTGATCGCCTTCACCAAACAGAATGCCGGCCGTTTCCACATCGGCGTCATGCGCACGGACGGATCGGAAGAGCGCCTGCTGACCGCGTCCTTCCTTGATGAAGGCCCGACCTGGTCGCCCAATGGCCGCGTGATCATGTTCACCCGCGAGACCGAGGGCGGCGGCGGTCAGGCCTCGCTCTGGTCGGTCGATACCTTTGGCAGAAACCTGAAACAAATCCCGACCGAAGGCGCGGCGTCCGACCCGGCATGGTCGCCCCTGTTGCCGTAAACCGCCATTTTCGGGCCTGGGCGATCCTGCCGGATTCCCCAGCCCCCCGGAACCTGCTAACCTGGGCGGCGAAACACTGATCCGCGCTGGCCCGAGAGCCGAATTATAAGGACGAACCGATGAGCTTTATCCCCAAAGCCCTTCTTCTTGTGGCTTCGCTTGGCCTCGCAGCCTGTCAGAACCCGGACCGTTACGGTGCGGGTGGCCCAGGTGGTACGGGCGGCACCGGTGGCACCGGCGGGACGGGCTATATCGACACCAACGGGCTCGGCGATCCGAGTGATCCGCGCTCCATCGCCTATTTCAACCAGACCGTTGGTGACCGCGTGCTCTTTGCGGTTGACCAGTCCACCGTCTCGGATCAGGGCCGCCAGGTGCTGAACGGCCAGGCCAACTGGCTGAACCAGAACCCGGGCTATGCGATCATCGTCGAAGGCCATGCCGACGAACAGGGCACCCGTGAATATAACCTCGCGCTTGGCGCGCGCCGTGCGGCATCGGTGCAGCAATATCTGCTGTCGCAAGGCGTTGCAGGCTCGCGGATGCGCACGATCTCTTACGGCAAGGAACGCCCGATCGAAGTCTGCTCGACCGAGAGCTGCTATTCCAAGAACCGCCGCTCTGTGACGGTTCTCTCGGTCGGCGCCGGGTCGTAATATGATGCGGGCGAGGTTCCTTCTTCCCCTGCTGGCCCTTGGTCTTGCCACACCGGCGGCGGCGGAAAGCCTCGCCGATGTGCGGGCCGAGCTGGGCCAGCTTGCCGCTGAATTCAACGCGCTCAAAGGCGAACTCACCACCACCGGCGCTTCGGCGCGGGTGGGCGGTGTGGATGCGCTGGCGCGGATGGACACGCTTGAGGCCGAGCTGATGCGGCTGACCTCACGCACCGAAGAAATCGAGCTGCGGCTGAACCGTGTCGTCCAGGACGGCACCAACCGTATCGGCGATATCGAATTCCGCGTCTGTGACGCGGATCCGTCCTGCGATCCGATGAATATGGGCGCGACCGCGCCACTTGGCGGTGGCAGCTCTGCCGCAGCCGCCCCCGCTACACCCGCTGCCCCGTCTCAGGGCAGCACCTCCTCCGCACCAGCGCTTGCCGTCGCAGAACAGGCAGATTTTGACCGGGCCAAGGGGGTGCTCGGTCAGGGTGACTTTCATGGTGCTGCGGCGCTCTTTGAGACCTATGCCAAATCCTATCCTGGCGGGCCGCTGATCCCCGAAGCGCATTACCTGCGCGGGGAAGCCCTGCGCCAGGCCGGCCAGACCGCACCGGCCGCGCGCGCCTATCTGACCGCCTATAACACGGCGCCGGATGGGGCAATTGCCCCGGATGCGCTGCTGAAGCTCGGCGAGGCTTTCGGCCAGCTGGGCGAACGCGACCAGGCCTGCGTCACGCTGCAACAGGTGCCGCTGAACTTCCCGACCAGCCAGGCTTCGGCCCAGGCCAGTATCGCCATGCAGGGGCTCGGTTGCCCCTGAGCCCGCAGTATCGCTGGCTTGAACAGCATGAGCCGGCCGACCGTGGCCTGCTCAGATCATGCCTGTCCTTCGAGTTCCGGCAAAACGCCGGTGCTTCGAAAATCGGGGTCGCAGTCTCTGGCGGTGGCGATTCCGTAGCGCTTTTGCATCTGGTCGCCCGCGCCGCGCCGCATTGGGGCCTGAGCGCCGAAGCCGCGACCGTCAATCACCACCTGCGCCCTGAAGCCGCTGATGAGGCCGATTTTGTATCGCAGGTGGCGGCGGGCCTTGGGCTGGCGCATCAGACACTTGACTGGACCAGTCATCCGGCCACCGGCAATCTGATGCAGGCTGCCGGGCAAGCGCGGCTTGATCTGCTGGCAGCCTGGGCGAAATCGCGGGGGATCACGGATGTCCTCCTCGGCCACACCGCCGATGACCAGGCCGAGACCTTTGTCATGGGCCTCGGCCGCGCCGCAGGCCTCGACGGGCTGACCGGGATGCGCGCGCGCTTTGATCACAATGCTGTCAGCTTCTGGCGGCCCCTCTTGGGCTGGTCACGGGCCGGGATGCGCGCCTTCCTGAACCGTCATGACCTCGCCTGGTGCGATGACCCGACAAATGAAGATGACACCTATACCCGCGCGCGTATCCGCAAGGCGTTGCCCGGGCTGGCACCGCTTGGTCTGACGCTTTCCAGCCTCAGCGAGACCATCAGAAATCTGGCCGATGTGCAGGATCTGCTTCGCCACACCACCGCTGATGCCTTCGCCCGCTTTGGCCGCGAAGAGGCCGGGGCGCTGCATTTCGCCCATCTCCCCTTCACCGACAGCCCCTTCGAGCTGCAGCGCCGTCTGATCATCGCCGCAATCCGCTGGATTTCCGGCACCCGCCACCCGCCCCGCGCCGATTCCGTGCATCAGGTGCTCAGCGAGCTCTGGCGTCACCGTGGCACCACACTGGGAGGCTGCCTGATCCGTGTCGGTCCTCAGGAAATCCGTGTGACCCGCGAACCGCGGGCCGTTGCGGGTCCGCTCACCTGGCATCCCGGCGCGACCTGGGATCATCGCTGGCAGGTAACCGGCCCGTCCCTGCCCGATGCAACCCTGCGCGCGCTTGGCGCAGATGGGCTTGCGCAGATGCCGGACTGGCGCAAATCCGGCATCCGGAGGGATGCGGCCCTTGTCTCGCCCGCGCTGTGGCAGGGTGACCGGCTGGTTTCCGCCCCCCTTTTCCCGCAATTTGCCGCCAAATGGCAGGCCAGCCTTTACCCAACCTTTGGAAGTTTCATCTTATCGCATTGAACCCAGGGCCTGGATTGCTAAATTAGTATCAAATGCGGCCCTGCCCCTCTGGCTCAGCTGGCCGCCTGTCGGGAGAAATACGTGAACAACGCGCGCAACATCGCATTCTGGGTGGTCCTGCTCTTGCTGGTCCTTGCGCTTTTCCAGGTCTTCTCTGGCGGCCAGTCAAATATGGGCGCCCGTTCGCTGAGCTGGTCTGAGTTCATCACCCAAGTGGATCAGGGCCGGATTGCCTCGGTGACCCTTGACGGCGAGCGGGTGACGGTACGCACCAAGGATGGTGGCGCCTTTTCGACCATCAAGCCCGGTGACGAACAGGTGACCGACAAGCTGATCGCGAAAGGGGTCGAGGTTCAGGCCAGCCCGCAGCAACAGGGCTTCCTGTCCTCGCTGCTGGTGACCTTCCTGCCCTTCATCCTGCTGATCGGCATCTGGATCTTCTTCATGAACCGGATGCAGGGCGGCGGCAAAGGTGGCGCGATGGGCTTTGGCAAATCGCGGGCGAAACTGCTGACCGAAAAGCAGGGCCGCGTCACCTTTGACGACGTGGCCGGCATCGACGAGGCCAAGGAAGAGCTGGAAGAGATCGTTGAATTCCTGCGCAACCCGCAGAAATTCTCGCGCCTTGGCGGGAAGATCCCGAAAGGCGCGCTGCTGGTCGGCCCGCCCGGCACCGGTAAGACGCTGCTCGCCCGCGCCATTGCAGGCGAAGCAGGCGTGCCCTTCTTCACCATCTCGGGCTCTGACTTTGTCGAGATGTTCGTGGGCGTCGGCGCGTCGCGCGTGCGTGACATGTTCGAACAGGCGAAGAAAAACGCCCCCTGTATCGTCTTTATCGACGAGATCGACGCCGTTGGCCGCGCCCGTGGCGTCGGCATGGGGGGCGGCAATGATGAACGCGAACAGACGCTGAACCAGCTTCTGGTCGAGATGGACGGGTTCGAGGCCAATGAAGGGGTGATCATCGTCGCGGCCACCAACCGCAAGGATGTGCTCGACCCCGCGCTGCTGCGTCCGGGCCGCTTTGACCGTCAAATCAATGTGTCGAACCCCGATATCAAAGGCCGTGAAAAGATCCTCAACGTCCATGCCCGCAAGATCCCGCTGGGCGCCGATGTCGATCTGCGCACCATCGCGCGCGGCTCACCAGGCTTCTCGGGGGCTGACCTTGCGAACCTCGTCAATGAGGCGGCGCTGACCGCCGCCCGTGTGGGCCGCCGTTTCGTCACCATGGCCGATTTCGAACATGCGAAAGACAAGGTCATGATGGGACCCGAGCGCCGCTCGATGGTCATGTCGCAGGAAGACAAGGAAATGACCGCCTATCACGAGGCTGGCCATGCGATTGTCGGGATCAAACTGCCGAAATGCGACCCGGTCTATAAGGCGACGATCATGCCACGCGGCGGTGCGCTTGGCATGGTGATGAGCCTGCCCGAGATGGACCGCAACTCCTGGCACAAGGACCAGATGAAGGACCGGATCGCCATGGGAATGGCTGGCAAGGCCGCCGAGATCAAGAAATGGGGCGAAGACCGCGTTTCCTCGGGGGCTTCGGGCGATATCCAGAACGTCTCGGCCGTGGCGCGTGCCATGGTCATGCGGTGGGGCATGTCGGACAAGATCGGCAATATCGACTATTCCGAAGCGCATGAGGGCTATAACGGCAATACCGGCGGGTTCTCGGTTTCGGCTGAAACCAAAAGGCTGATCGAGGATGAGGTGAAAGCTATCGTCGATGAGGGCTATGCCCGCGCGATGCAGATCCTCACCGAGAATGAGGAAGAGTTCGAGCGCCTGGCCCAGGGCCTTCTGGAATATGAGACCCTGACCGGCGACGAGATCCGCAAGGTTCTCGCGGGCCAGAAACCCGGCGATGATGACGGTGCCGAAGACGCCGGCGAGGCTGCGGCTTCGGTGCTGGCGATCCCGAAAACCCGCACCTCGCGGGGGCCAAAGCCCGGAGATGCCGAACCCTCGCCGACCTGATCCTATGGATCTGTTTTTCATCAGCCGGGAAGCGCCGATCGCGCCTCCCGGCTTTTGCATATCCGCTTTACGGCAGGTGAAGGTGCCTGAGGCGAAGAGATGATTGGAAATGACATATCACTCGTTTAAGGGTGAACCATTCTGGTGGGGAGATAGCCATGTCGAGCGGAATGCAGGATGAAGCAGCCCAGGCAGCGCGTCAGGCGGCGCTGAATTATCACGAATTCCCCAAGCCGGGTAAGCTGGAGATCCGCGCAACCAAGCCGCTTGCGACCGGTCGTGACCTGTCGCGCGCCTATTCGCCCGGCGTGGCCGAGGCCTGCCTCGAAATCAAGGCCGATCCCTCCACCGCCTCGCGCTACACCGCACGCGCCAACCTGGTCGCCGTGATTACCAATGGTACAGCGGTGCTGGGGCTGGGAAATATCGGGGCACTGGCGTCAAAGCCCGTGATGGAAGGCAAGGCCGTCCTCTTCAAGAAATTCGCCAATATCGACTGCTTTGACATCGAGGTGAATGAAAACGACCCGGTCAAACTGGCGGAAATTGTCTGCGCGCTGGAACCATCCTTCGGCGCGATCAACCTTGAAGACATCAAGGCACCCGATTGTTTCATCGTTGAACGACTTTGCCGCGAGCGGATGAACATCCCTGTCTTCCACGACGACCAGCATGGAACAGCAATCGTTGTCGGCGCGGCTGCGACCAATGCGATGATCGTGGCCGGCAAGAAATTCGAAGATATCAAACTGGTGTCCACCGGTGGCGGCGCGGCAGGGATCGCCTGCCTCGAAATGCTGGTGAAGCTAGGGGTCAGACGCGAGAACATCTGGCTTTGCGATCTTGAGGGTCTCGTCTACCAGGGCCGCGAGACACAGATGACCCCGCAAAAGGCCGCCTTCGCACAGGGCAGCACCCCGGCGACGCTCGCCGAGGTCATCAGGGGCGCCGATATGTTCCTTGGCCTTTCCGGCCCCGGCGTGCTGACGGCGGACATGGTCGCCACAATGACCGCAAAGCCGGTGATCTTCGCGCTGGCGAACCCGACGCCCGAGATCCTTCCCGCCGAAGCCCGCGCCGTCGCCCCGGACGCGATCATCGCCACGGGGCGGTCGGATTTCCCCAACCAGGTCAATAACGTCCTGTGCTTCCCCTTCATCTTTCGGGGGGCGCTGGATGTCGGCGCCACCACGATCAATGACGAGATGGAGCTCGCCTGTATCGAAGGCATCGCCGCGCTGGCGCGCCAGACCACATCGGCAGAGGCTGCCGCCGCCTATCAGGGGGAACAGCTGACCTTCGGACCGGATTACCTGATCCCGAAGCCGTTTGACCCCCGCCTGATTGGCGTTGTCGCCTCAGCTGTGGCCACTGCCGCGACCAGTTCCGGCGTAGCGGCGCGGCCGCTGACCGACCCCGAAGCCTATAAGCGCAAGCTCGACGGCTCGGTCTTCCGCTCGGCACTGCTGATGCGCCCGGTTTTCGAAGCTGCCCGCACCGTCACCCGCCGCATTGTCTTTGCCGAAGGCGAAGATGAGCGTGTGTTGCGCGCAGCAAATGCGATGCTGGAGGAAACCACCGACGTTCCGATCCTGATTGGCCGCCCCGAAGTGATCGAGGCACGCTGCGAACGCTATGGCCTCGCCATTCGCCCGGGTCGCGATTTCCATCTTGTGAACCCGGAAAACGACCCGCGCTACCGCGATTATTGGGGCACATATCACGAACTGATGGCGCGGCGCGGCGTCTCGCCCGACATCGCGCGCGCGGTGATGCGCACCAATACGACCGCCATCGCCGCCGTCATGGTGCATCGGGACGAAGCCGACAGCCTGATCTGCGGCACCTTCGGGCAATATCACTGGCATCTCAACTATATACGCCAGGTGCTCGCCCGTGACGGCCGTCACGCAGTGGCTGCACTTTCGATGATGATCCTCGAAGATGGCCCGCTTTTTGTCGCCGATACCCATGTGAATGCCGAGCCCACCGCGCAGCAGATCATGGAAACCGCGATGGGCGCCGCCCGCCATCTGCGCCGCTTCGGCATCGCGCCGAAGATCGCTTTCTGCTCGCAAAGCCAGTTCGGCAATATGGACAATCGCTCGGGCCGGGTGATGCGCGAGGCACTGGAACTGCTCGACGCGCGCGAGCCCGATTTCGCCTATGAGGGCGAGATGAATGTCGACACCGCGCTCGACCAGGAGTTGCGCGAGCGGTTGCTGCCGGGCGCTCGGTTCGAAGGCGCGGCGAATGTGCTGCTCTTCGCCTCGGCCGATACGGCGTCGGGGGTGCGCAACATCCTCAAGATGCGCGCCGGTGGCCTGGAGGTCGGGCCGATCCTGATCGGGATGGGCAATAAGGCGCATGTGGTGACGCCGGCAATCACCGCGCGGGGCCTTCTGAACATGTCGGCCATCGCCGGCACGCCGGTTTCGCATTACGGCTGAGCCGGCGCGGG
It encodes:
- the tolB gene encoding Tol-Pal system beta propeller repeat protein TolB, with protein sequence MTFTRRSFATTLLAGAVMVPAMVRAQNSPTRIRIGTGVIEPMPIAVPAFVDEGGAGDLARNLAQVVTSDLDGTGLFRTINRDAYISRIQGFDGAIAYEDWRVIKSEVLVVGAVSAAGDRITVKVRAYDIANGQQFEGAAMQFAGTKAGWRRMAHKVADLVYSTLTGEGPYFDSRVVYVAESGPKNARLKRLAVMDYDGANVQYLTDSSAIVLAPRFSPSGDRLLYTSYETGFPRITLLNLANLKRQTLAEQPGTMTFAPRFSPDGGSVVFSLERGGNTDIYKMSLSSGQTQQLTNAPSIETAPSYSPDGSKICFESDRTGGSQIYVMNASGGEGQRISGGAGRNSTPVWSPRGDLIAFTKQNAGRFHIGVMRTDGSEERLLTASFLDEGPTWSPNGRVIMFTRETEGGGGQASLWSVDTFGRNLKQIPTEGAASDPAWSPLLP
- the pal gene encoding peptidoglycan-associated lipoprotein Pal, which translates into the protein MSFIPKALLLVASLGLAACQNPDRYGAGGPGGTGGTGGTGGTGYIDTNGLGDPSDPRSIAYFNQTVGDRVLFAVDQSTVSDQGRQVLNGQANWLNQNPGYAIIVEGHADEQGTREYNLALGARRAASVQQYLLSQGVAGSRMRTISYGKERPIEVCSTESCYSKNRRSVTVLSVGAGS
- the ybgF gene encoding tol-pal system protein YbgF, which codes for MRARFLLPLLALGLATPAAAESLADVRAELGQLAAEFNALKGELTTTGASARVGGVDALARMDTLEAELMRLTSRTEEIELRLNRVVQDGTNRIGDIEFRVCDADPSCDPMNMGATAPLGGGSSAAAAPATPAAPSQGSTSSAPALAVAEQADFDRAKGVLGQGDFHGAAALFETYAKSYPGGPLIPEAHYLRGEALRQAGQTAPAARAYLTAYNTAPDGAIAPDALLKLGEAFGQLGERDQACVTLQQVPLNFPTSQASAQASIAMQGLGCP
- the tilS gene encoding tRNA lysidine(34) synthetase TilS, with amino-acid sequence MPLSPQYRWLEQHEPADRGLLRSCLSFEFRQNAGASKIGVAVSGGGDSVALLHLVARAAPHWGLSAEAATVNHHLRPEAADEADFVSQVAAGLGLAHQTLDWTSHPATGNLMQAAGQARLDLLAAWAKSRGITDVLLGHTADDQAETFVMGLGRAAGLDGLTGMRARFDHNAVSFWRPLLGWSRAGMRAFLNRHDLAWCDDPTNEDDTYTRARIRKALPGLAPLGLTLSSLSETIRNLADVQDLLRHTTADAFARFGREEAGALHFAHLPFTDSPFELQRRLIIAAIRWISGTRHPPRADSVHQVLSELWRHRGTTLGGCLIRVGPQEIRVTREPRAVAGPLTWHPGATWDHRWQVTGPSLPDATLRALGADGLAQMPDWRKSGIRRDAALVSPALWQGDRLVSAPLFPQFAAKWQASLYPTFGSFILSH
- the ftsH gene encoding ATP-dependent zinc metalloprotease FtsH, which gives rise to MNNARNIAFWVVLLLLVLALFQVFSGGQSNMGARSLSWSEFITQVDQGRIASVTLDGERVTVRTKDGGAFSTIKPGDEQVTDKLIAKGVEVQASPQQQGFLSSLLVTFLPFILLIGIWIFFMNRMQGGGKGGAMGFGKSRAKLLTEKQGRVTFDDVAGIDEAKEELEEIVEFLRNPQKFSRLGGKIPKGALLVGPPGTGKTLLARAIAGEAGVPFFTISGSDFVEMFVGVGASRVRDMFEQAKKNAPCIVFIDEIDAVGRARGVGMGGGNDEREQTLNQLLVEMDGFEANEGVIIVAATNRKDVLDPALLRPGRFDRQINVSNPDIKGREKILNVHARKIPLGADVDLRTIARGSPGFSGADLANLVNEAALTAARVGRRFVTMADFEHAKDKVMMGPERRSMVMSQEDKEMTAYHEAGHAIVGIKLPKCDPVYKATIMPRGGALGMVMSLPEMDRNSWHKDQMKDRIAMGMAGKAAEIKKWGEDRVSSGASGDIQNVSAVARAMVMRWGMSDKIGNIDYSEAHEGYNGNTGGFSVSAETKRLIEDEVKAIVDEGYARAMQILTENEEEFERLAQGLLEYETLTGDEIRKVLAGQKPGDDDGAEDAGEAAASVLAIPKTRTSRGPKPGDAEPSPT
- a CDS encoding NADP-dependent malic enzyme; the protein is MSSGMQDEAAQAARQAALNYHEFPKPGKLEIRATKPLATGRDLSRAYSPGVAEACLEIKADPSTASRYTARANLVAVITNGTAVLGLGNIGALASKPVMEGKAVLFKKFANIDCFDIEVNENDPVKLAEIVCALEPSFGAINLEDIKAPDCFIVERLCRERMNIPVFHDDQHGTAIVVGAAATNAMIVAGKKFEDIKLVSTGGGAAGIACLEMLVKLGVRRENIWLCDLEGLVYQGRETQMTPQKAAFAQGSTPATLAEVIRGADMFLGLSGPGVLTADMVATMTAKPVIFALANPTPEILPAEARAVAPDAIIATGRSDFPNQVNNVLCFPFIFRGALDVGATTINDEMELACIEGIAALARQTTSAEAAAAYQGEQLTFGPDYLIPKPFDPRLIGVVASAVATAATSSGVAARPLTDPEAYKRKLDGSVFRSALLMRPVFEAARTVTRRIVFAEGEDERVLRAANAMLEETTDVPILIGRPEVIEARCERYGLAIRPGRDFHLVNPENDPRYRDYWGTYHELMARRGVSPDIARAVMRTNTTAIAAVMVHRDEADSLICGTFGQYHWHLNYIRQVLARDGRHAVAALSMMILEDGPLFVADTHVNAEPTAQQIMETAMGAARHLRRFGIAPKIAFCSQSQFGNMDNRSGRVMREALELLDAREPDFAYEGEMNVDTALDQELRERLLPGARFEGAANVLLFASADTASGVRNILKMRAGGLEVGPILIGMGNKAHVVTPAITARGLLNMSAIAGTPVSHYG